A stretch of Cupriavidus necator DNA encodes these proteins:
- a CDS encoding NUDIX hydrolase, producing the protein MKFCSNCGHAVVLRVPDGDNRPRSVCDNCGTIHYVNPRNVVGTIPVWEDKILLCKRAIEPRYGFWTLPAGFMEIGETTAQAASRETLEEAGARVQVGELFSILNVPHVHQVHLFYLATLDDLDIAPGEESLEVKLVEEADVPWDELAFPTVIHTLRCFFADRAAGRLQDGSFRLHSLDIDKPMRPLTSRATVTP; encoded by the coding sequence ATGAAATTCTGCTCGAACTGTGGTCATGCGGTCGTGTTGCGCGTGCCTGACGGCGACAACCGCCCGCGCAGTGTTTGCGACAACTGCGGCACCATCCACTACGTCAATCCACGCAACGTCGTTGGCACGATTCCGGTGTGGGAAGACAAGATCCTGCTGTGCAAGCGCGCCATCGAGCCGCGCTACGGTTTCTGGACCCTGCCTGCGGGCTTCATGGAGATTGGCGAAACCACCGCGCAGGCTGCCTCGCGCGAGACGCTGGAAGAAGCCGGCGCGCGCGTGCAGGTCGGAGAACTGTTCTCGATCCTGAACGTGCCGCATGTGCACCAGGTGCATCTTTTCTACCTGGCCACGCTGGACGACCTGGATATCGCCCCCGGCGAGGAAAGCCTGGAGGTCAAGCTGGTCGAAGAGGCCGATGTGCCCTGGGATGAACTGGCGTTCCCCACCGTGATCCACACCCTGCGCTGCTTCTTTGCCGACCGCGCCGCCGGCCGGCTGCAGGACGGCAGCTTCCGGCTGCACAGCCTGGATATCGACAAGCCCATGCGCCCGCTGACCAGCCGGGCCACGGTCACGCCCTGA